TCAGTGTGGAaaaaaagcccgcaagcgggaaaaacccacaaaaatctgttaatttattttatagaaggaAAGATGggaaaagaagaagagaaggaagtggGTATATAgggatgaaaaaaaagaaaatttctagtAGTTCGGGGATGTCAGGGCCACTGCGACCTAGATGACTTATTTCATGAGAAAGTCTTTTGGCATTGCGTGTTTGCGAAATGGATCAGAATTATATTTCCCTAGAGAGGAAATATGATCAAAAGGTGATGATGATGCAGATTTGTAGAATTTAAtggcggtttctttgatataTTCTGAGATGTATGGTAGTTAAAACTCTCTGTGAAGGACATAGTTAATTGAAACTTcggggacctcagggatgtcgtttacgtagataataaagaaaacCGGTCCTAGAATGCTGCCTTGGGGCACACCCGCTCGGATGAGTTTGTCTTTTGAGAGTGTCTGGTCTATTTTAACAGAATTTCctgttagaaagataagagtttataaagaggatAAGCCCTcttggaaattgtaatttattactttttttagcaGTCCTGCATGCCAGAcactgtcaaaagctttttctacatcaAGCAAAACAGCTACAGtatgttttcttcgattgaaatttaagctaatggcttcggttatcttgagcatcatgtgctgcgCAGAGTGACCTTTTCTGAACCATATTGTTGcggtttaaggatgctgttttcttCGAGGTGAAAGAttacgcgagtgagtattattttctcaaaaatttttctcATTGTATTGAGAAGACTAATAGGCCTGTAGCTGGTTGGATGATAAggatccttgccttttttctgaaaaactaaaatgtgagctattttccaaGATTCAGGGAAGTAGCTTAGTTGAATACAGGCATTGAAGATAAGAGCAAGGAGTTTGAGGCAAGGGATGGGAAGCTTTTTGAGGACTAGATTTGTAATTGAATCGGGGCcggagcttttttattttttatttgtttggtgaGTTCCTTATaggttattttcttgaagttatcAGTGCTTGGGATTTTGAGAAATTCGGAAACCATTTTTTCACATTCCGCAATGTGCTGAGAATCGGATGGCTCGTCCtgtggagcgaagttactttcataattttccgCTAGGAGATTGACTTTATCGATAGTTagttattcagttaaaaatgttctttattgtTCTTAGATTTTGTTACGTAGGTGTGGTATACATTTTTGGTTCCTATCTTAAGCGACTTTACCCTAAAATAGTTTTTGAGTTCTTGTTGTAGTTGTAATGAGTTTTTTGTTTCTCTAGTTTTGTATGTTATTTGTtaggaaaaatttgggaaaaaccTATTTAATTTTGAGACTTAGAATATATTACAACTTAATCTAGCTTAATCTatatacaatatttacagttacTTTAGCTAATACAGGCtgcgaaaattaaagttttgtggaGATAGTTCGTTTAATTCTGCAGCAAGTGCTGCGGTAATTTATATTTGATCCTGAAAGGCACATCTTCATAACGTACCGAAGATGTATCTTTCAGGATTGGGAGAGACAGTtgatttacataaaaatgttcagttatttgaaatatttcttgctTGACTGTAGAGATTTTAGCTTTTGAATGCAACTCAGTGATCCTTGTCCCTCTTTTTGCGCTGATAGCCATTCTCAGGCACTTATTCtgtattttttgaagtttttctacATTACTTTTGAAAGTGTTTCCCCATATAGGTGCCGCATATAGCATTATTGGTCTGATAACCATTTTATagactataattttattttgcgcGTTCATTTTACTTTTACTACATAATAAAGAGTAGAGAGAGCCTATCACAGCAGCAGCCTTATTACGCGCTTTTTTGGTATGTATATTATAGGTAAGTTTCGAATCTAATATTACTCCTAGGTATTTGGCATGTTTCCCCGGCTTAATAgtttcattatacatttttagctCTGGGATATTTTTATCACCATCATTATGAGAAAATATCACAAGCTCAGTCTTGTCCGTGTTTATCTTAAGCTTTCATCTAGCAAAGTATTTTTCTAATTCGTGCACATACTTTTGCAATTTGATTATCGCAATTCTTTTCCGTCGAGACGCTGTATAAACTGCCGTGTCATCAGCAAATAAGGCTTTTTTACATCGCTAGACTTtggtatataatttataaaataaagaaataatactgGTCCAAGGACAGAACCTTGCGGGACGCCTGCTTTGACAAGTTTTTCATTCGATAATTTACAATTAACTTCTACTACAAAGGTTCNNNNNNNNNNNNNNNNNNNNNNNNNNNNNNNNNNNNNNNNNNNNNNNNNNNNNNNNNNNNNNNNNNNNNNNNNNNNNNNNNNNNNNNNNNNNNNNNNNNNACCAATCTGGTTTCGTCCCCACTCCAGTCTGTGTCGATTGAAACGCTCTCCCAGTCGTGTCTCTTTTAAATAAGCGGGCTTTGAGAGAAACCACAATTCGTCTAGAATTTTCGAACAGTACAGCAGTCTGTACACGAAGTTTGCGATGGCACCTAAAACTAGTGGAAAGGCAGTGAAGAAGGCTGGTAAAGCCCAAAAGAACGTCACGAAGACTGACAAAAAGAAGAAGCGTAAGAGGAAGGAAAGTTACGCAATCTACATCTACAAAGTCCTAAAGCAGGTTCATCCTGATACTGGAGTTTCCAGCAAGGCAATGAGCATCATGAACAGCTTTGTCAACGACCTCTTCGAACGTATTGCTGCTGAGTCTTCCCGCTTGGCTCATTACAACAAGAGATCCACCATCACATCTCGGGAAATCCAGACTGCTGTCAGGCTTATTCTTCCTGGTGAACTTGCGAAACACGCTGTCTCTGAGGGCACCAAGGCTGTGACCAAATACACCAGCtccaaataaatgatattttaaatcttgCTGGCATtaacaatcggcccttttcagggccaacacATGTTTAAACGGAGGATTACTTTCTTACATTTTATGTGGGTAGGGGAAAAACCGCTAGTCGCACTACGCATTTTATAGATGAGCATGCTTCTAAAATGTTGCGCGCTATCAAGCAGGAGATAAATCCAATTTGTcctttttataaagaattttgagatttctttagaaataagagaatagtatattgtcaattacaatacttcaaatttttctctaaatGCTGAAATTAAGTTGTTTGgcagacaaaatattaatttgataaaaatgcttgaacatttacaaatgttacaaattttttaattcagaactttttacaacattatttttaaatgtataattgaTGGCACTTTTATCATGATATTAGAatatataagtactaaatattttaatgtaccatacacgattgcaaattttgcaacgattttacaacatagtcttaagtttgagagatatatgacccaaaaagtacaaaattaaacaaaagacaactttgtagctaaataattcaattttttttacacttttcctTATATCCAAAaatgtacttataatattttttaaataataatgaaacgtaaaaaatgcatttttaaggtatttcgcgatgaaggtagaatgaaattcttctatctaaaatttgatccgaattttctacagaatttcgtTTATCACggtttttacttcaaggtttaggtaaatgtaacattaatgtgcataatgaaatttaaaaaaattcgagatctggcatacaaaatcgtatttattcaagcgagacgtgtacgcaacagtattttaaattatatttgacatacGCAAAAGAAACTTgattgttaattaggcgtcaaacacaatcgtaaaaatatgttttcgggatcagggggtctaaaaacgtggacaattgacaaaaactAGAGAtctattctagatcaatcttaactcttaaagatctcTACCCCTTTCCTtacattactcccttccacgctcagtgagtcacggctacaccacgaaaggcaaataatggcttaattgcgaatggtataatactaaaatatttcgatccttgaagaaaattctatcggcctccaaaatcatttggtccacctacaactgataggatcctttccttgtataagcagaaactattagaaaatatgagaaaaagaaaaaactgcgtttcttatattgcagagccgtacttaaattacgaaCAGATTACCGGTTCTCTCCAAGGCCTCCCTCAAACCTGTAATGAACTGTACAACCCCCTTcctatacataatttattatttacaaaaataataaaatacgggatttgaagcgtatattcgctggaaaagcagcgaaatttagctgttattcagtgaaatttcactgatcagcagctacatttcactgttttagcagtgtgtatacgctgatttgaattagacatatactgattcagatttagagagtacaaagaagacgaattttcaacaaaatacaggaatgttcaactcagaaagaacaatttttatacaaatagtttaatcaagaagacgaactatctaccaaaaagacgaattttcaaccaaaataaaagttcatacgcgcgctctgcgcgcgaatcactactttgcttgcaattattttatttggaaataaagttcaataaaataccacgacaatcatttttactttaataacttctatttgtacacggattcgcgtgggtaccgTCTCACGAGGCaaaataaatgattgtgcaacactaaatatttttatcaaatgttttaggcccgccttagtaaagaaaaaatttcaaatgcgcatagaatgtgaagttgagagacttctgttccagcgtggatttaaacataaaaaatcatattacaataagtgataataatactggttatattttcgactgattaatcacagtaaaatatatggagaaaagtattgcaagagaaaatatactacagaaaatcttaataaagtaaaatatttaactgaacagattatgaaattactttaagaaattaataaaaatactatacttactgaaactaatgaaaatgaaagtttttaccattatagagttttaatttcttttttaattcttattaaatatatagtgcatacattttcttataaaaattaatttgtttaaaatgttcaagtggttcaaaatcaaaaaaagttaagttctgaatttgtttatgaaatttatttgtataataaatcattattgtaaatttgcaaggtgtcgtaggaaaatgtgattggaaatatattctttgttgattccgtaaacaaattaggccaaattctgaatttgttaggaaagttctttaaataattgaccattcttgtagatttaaaaaacacCTTAGAACAGAGTCATAGCAAAggcaatcatagttaacttcgtaaacaaattgtgtttattaattgaaaaatacctcacttctcaatatgtttatgaaaattgtttaaatgattaataattattataaatttacaaagtatcgtaagaaattaTCATCGAAAGACAATTTTAGTGCAGATCTTTGAAtagataagtgaaaaagctattacggatcttaaccctctaccgcccacagtgacatatatgtaacgtttggaagacttgagttttttttaatatgactttgagacgaacagcaatttttaacgcaagaatttacatgaaagtcatgacagtaatgagctagaattttagttttgtatacacttcGCCATAGaaataatattcctaaatatatcaaaattcagaaaaaaaagaaagttttaagggcggtagtgggttaagactagacttggacaaacaggtaccaagctgtcacctttccagaaacctgaaaacacaggtcgaggaaggcagggagtaaaatcgcatgctccctccccctcaaccatggcgctctgtgcaaccgcacggcttgcacgcctcaaaatccgccccttattttaaatgaactatttgaaattaaaaagtttaaaattgcattgtgtaaaataaaaattcgaagtttttgaatggttacagttttagagctctgatttttcatattgaatactgaattaaaacatttacaaacattgaaacattcaatttagttttcgtttgcaaattctcgaattttaattgcttcataatgaaaattatttattttaaaaaaatttcaacttaacattttccaattttgaaatttttgaaccagtttctgatttgactttgaggttaccttgaaaacttgaatagttctagattaactttcgtgctaaattatctcttccaaatatgaataggaaattttttatttttctattaaatatagctattttcaaacaagcgtcTTATCCcttatatcttatttcaaaatgtaaacatggaaaaatttgaaccaattttttaatttaaataatgaaatctaagagaaaattaaaaaatatttcaaaacatttgaaaaattttcaaacaaaaaacacattggtagatagtaaggcacttgacttaagttagcaacatttttttaaatgttgcaaaaatgtatataattttaaaagatatttatgagtaaaagttctaaatatcttttaaattaactctaatttttcccaatatttagcagagcgattttcatttgatcgcggtttacctgctcgacgtaccctcgcgctgtgtcgagcattgcctgaggggggggggggggggggggcttttgtTCTCATGGGGAATAAAACAcgggacataacatttttataatattataatcagcaatttgaaaatattataatcgaaatgtacgtttatttgcaattccaacgatatgttacttgcaatataatttgtttaaataattacttttccaaaaatactttcgaaatcgtaattaattatatgtcttctatttaatagttatcgaaaaataactgcttaagcaaatgaaaattgtgtgaacaaatagaactttgttaaacattcaatcaaaatcaaaagaagactttctgtacgtaaaaattaagagaaaaatgtacttaacccttttttaataaaaccaatgtcagaagccaaaaacattgcttcgaaaataatttttcgaaaaatttgattcCAGCGATGCATatttgctgagaacatttttctcttaatttttttcaaacagaaacttatactttaaaattgtatattgaatttcaaaactatccttgaattattattatataaactcctaatctgttaagaaaacataataataataataataataatttgaaatttaaataatatatattaaaataattaggtcttaaaataacttaaaatattcatgttattattatcaaagtattattgttctaaaaactaaaggtaataaatttaaaaaatttatttattataacaacattttatagttgaaaaaatcatcaaaaccaatgcttagttaaataattaattttaaactgtaatgtgaaattcaacaatttttaaggaaaacttaaaattgtatacattgaaacatttagcaggtaaaaattaaagaattttacaagttaatagttgaaggggtttgttgaaacttgatttttgttgttaaagatttatcattttagttaaaattcatctacttggttgaaaacgcgtttttttctaattttaaattaatttttttaactaaaaataaatctttttggttcaaacattacgattttagtagaatatttagctctttaaataaaaaataaattatattgttggaaattaatgtttttatttgaaaattcagctatttcatttttggttgaaaatttatcttttgacttatTCAaagtaagtgggtaaaaattcatgcattctgttgaaaaattatttttgttgttgaaaatataatttttttaaactggcaattcaactattccattcttgtttgtttgtcaattgaactatttatcgtttaaaattcaccttttcttaaagaaaattaatttaaaaaaaaaataaaaaaataataatactttttttttaaacagtgttttaaccatAATAAgatgctaattctattttcgtaattttgggctcacaagtacgcagccattcataccgagtattcttagaacagaagtagaccataaaaggaggaaaaattccaaaatttattaggttcaaccaggtatacggactatagaCAAAGATacatacggttcttacttaattccagaagaatgctttctaggttttccccgcaagtaattgagggttcaaacttaaaaggccttgcataaatatgggtcatatatctctcaaactgaagactatgttgtagaaccgattgcagtttaatatttaggaatttgcaatcgtgtatgttacattaaaatatttagtacttacattactgttttcttctattttatttgaaatctgtacactttaaggtagtattttgtgtatatatattagttatattttctaaaatatgtgattctaatttcaaggcaaaagagccatcaatcatttaaatcatacaattaaaaataatgttgtaaaaagctctgaataaaaagtttgtaacattttgaaatgttcaagcatttttatcaaattaatcttttacctgacaaacaacgccactgaaataaacaatgaagttcctgaaagtatttatatatatatacaccttaaatttcgtttgaaaacactataaatctgtaaaagtagaggagagtactcgaatatgagatattctcgtaatatgagaaaacggggtatcagctaaactaagagacccactgttggttctatcactcacttgtagcccttgaagaaagagtaatttcgtggtatactccatttttcattgggcttctaaagattataggcgaattttttgtgaaatcgatggtgctCGAGtgcttggaagggaattctttaaaccctatttattattcattaaatatgtatttagcagtaaagtttggctggagtgatggggattgaataactaagtaggaaaatatcgatagtgttgaagttttttattgtacaggtcaggcatagtaagtgcatagttgcacggtgcagttctcataatatgagatacctgcggtttttataacactgtggctgcgtgggggaaattggttacaaaaatgtttgtgactgctgcaaaaactaaatatatctaaatagcagtaaatttatacttcggaaacatagaatgaagtttttcattgaaaataatactttattttgtattttgttagctatttcctggggtatctcatattatgagaatagtttgacgagtttggaaaaagcacttttttacattttttgtatttaaagcataaaaaaaatttttaataacattttttatctgagcttcttatgacaaactaaatttcctttaaaatgacctatattagttttaaattcagtacatagaattccgacaatcacgcgaAACAGAGTtgttatctcatatttgggtactctcctctatatatacattttagctacaaactttatattaattaatacaatctgtaactgataaacatatgttataatagttacttcattttagcgttttagagaaaaattgaaggtattataattgaca
The sequence above is drawn from the Belonocnema kinseyi isolate 2016_QV_RU_SX_M_011 chromosome 7, B_treatae_v1, whole genome shotgun sequence genome and encodes:
- the LOC117176267 gene encoding histone H2B, coding for MAPKTSGKAVKKAGKAQKNVTKTDKKKKRKRKESYAIYIYKVLKQVHPDTGVSSKAMSIMNSFVNDLFERIAAESSRLAHYNKRSTITSREIQTAVRLILPGELAKHAVSEGTKAVTKYTSSK